In Ochrobactrum vermis, the following proteins share a genomic window:
- the rpsR gene encoding 30S ribosomal protein S18: protein MVDINQIPTRRPFHRRRKTCPFSGANAPKIDYKDIKLLQRYISERGKIVPSRITAVSQKKQRELAKAIKRARFLGLLPYVVK from the coding sequence ATGGTTGATATCAATCAGATCCCGACCCGTCGTCCTTTCCATCGCCGTCGCAAGACGTGCCCGTTCTCCGGCGCGAACGCACCGAAGATCGACTACAAGGACATCAAGCTTCTGCAGCGTTACATTTCCGAACGCGGCAAGATCGTTCCTTCCCGTATTACGGCTGTCAGCCAGAAGAAGCAGCGCGAACTCGCCAAGGCGATCAAGCGCGCCCGTTTCCTCGGCCTGCTGCCTTACGTAGTGAAGTAA
- the rpsF gene encoding 30S ribosomal protein S6 — MALYEHVLLARQDISQQQVDALVEQYKGVLEANGGKVGKVENWGLRPLTYRIKKNRKAYYTLVNIDAPAAAVAEMERQMRINEDVLRFLTVRVEEHEEGQSAMLTRRDDRRDRDGDDRPRRREGGFDRGDRGDRGDRGPRRPRDNEAGEGA; from the coding sequence ATGGCTCTTTATGAACATGTGCTTCTTGCCCGCCAGGACATTTCCCAGCAGCAGGTCGACGCTCTCGTCGAACAGTACAAGGGTGTCCTCGAAGCTAATGGCGGCAAGGTCGGTAAGGTCGAAAACTGGGGTCTGCGTCCCCTCACCTACCGCATCAAGAAGAATCGCAAGGCGTATTACACGCTCGTAAACATTGACGCTCCGGCTGCCGCCGTTGCCGAAATGGAACGCCAGATGCGCATCAACGAAGATGTTCTTCGCTTCCTCACCGTTCGCGTTGAAGAACACGAAGAAGGCCAGTCGGCTATGCTCACCCGCCGTGACGACCGTCGCGATCGCGATGGTGACGATCGTCCGCGCCGTCGTGAAGGCGGTTTCGACCGTGGTGATCGCGGTGACCGTGGTGATCGCGGCCCACGTCGCCCGCGCGACAACGAAGCTGGTGAAGGAGCATAA